A window of the Cicer arietinum cultivar CDC Frontier isolate Library 1 chromosome 6, Cicar.CDCFrontier_v2.0, whole genome shotgun sequence genome harbors these coding sequences:
- the LOC101500719 gene encoding copper transporter 1-like, translating into MMNMKKSMERHMSLYWGKDAILLFPSWPNHNVGMYFLSCWFVFFLAMVAEILSNKPTFKQGTNHIKGGLIQATIYFFRVSFLYLIMLAVMSFNLGIFIAAVVGHTFGFFLAKCHDIYVVNKEKNNESSI; encoded by the coding sequence ATGATGAAtatgaagaagagcatggagaggCATATGAGCCTCTACTGGGGAAAAGATGCTATATTACTTTTCCCTAGTTGGCCTAACCACAATGTTGGTATGTATTTCTTATCTTGCTGGTTTGTGTTTTTCCTTGCAATGGTTGCTGAGATTTTGTCAAACAAACCAACCTTCAAGCAAGGGACAAATCACATCAAAGGAGGGTTGATTCAAGCTACCATATACTTCTTTCGCGTTAGTTTTCTTTACTTGATCATGCTTGCTGTTATGTCCTTCAATTTGGGAATCTTCATAGCTGCTGTTGTTGGTCATACCTTCGGTTTCTTCTTAGCCAAGTGTCATGATATTTATGTTgtcaacaaagaaaaaaataatgagtCCTCCATATGA